The Streptomyces tendae genome has a window encoding:
- a CDS encoding sigma-70 family RNA polymerase sigma factor, whose protein sequence is MTTDPLSTYDAPAHDLIALLRPLLAAEAAAEAFGSGAEPGDLEQAVWLRLLERLRRDGPPPDPPLWLRRAVRAEARRARRTARRETSLTCEPADADRPDPERLALAAARRRVLRDAVRRLPGRCPRLLAALLSPLDPTYREIAGELGISQGSLGPERSRCLGCLRRLLAAEVAAR, encoded by the coding sequence GTGACAACCGACCCGCTCTCCACGTACGACGCGCCCGCCCACGACCTGATCGCCCTGCTCCGCCCCCTCCTCGCCGCGGAGGCCGCCGCCGAGGCGTTCGGCTCCGGTGCCGAACCGGGCGACCTGGAACAGGCGGTCTGGCTGCGGCTGCTGGAGCGGCTGCGCCGTGACGGCCCACCGCCCGACCCCCCGCTCTGGCTGCGCCGGGCTGTCCGTGCCGAGGCCCGCCGCGCCCGCCGTACCGCCCGTCGCGAGACGTCGCTGACCTGCGAACCGGCCGACGCGGACCGCCCGGACCCGGAACGGCTCGCGCTTGCCGCCGCCCGCCGCCGCGTCCTGCGTGACGCCGTGCGCCGGCTGCCCGGCCGCTGCCCCCGCCTGCTCGCGGCGCTGCTGTCCCCGCTCGATCCGACCTACCGGGAAATCGCAGGGGAGTTGGGTATCTCACAGGGCAGTCTCGGCCCGGAACGCTCCAGATGCCTGGGATGTCTGCGGCGTTTACTCGCAGCGGAGGTTGCGGCGCGCTGA
- a CDS encoding TetR/AcrR family transcriptional regulator, with protein sequence MAVDRDHVLRSAAGLLTRKSTATMDEVARAAGISRATLHRQFAGRDALVRALEALGIAECEAALTAARTDEGPATDAVRRLVAEIEPHAGLLAFLYSENQLFEGEEQNEGWARIDEGVADLFRRGQSSGEFRIDLTPAWLTEALYGLLASAAWAVAEGRVAPNDFTHMIVELLLGGVRRPAEPARRKQS encoded by the coding sequence ATGGCTGTCGACCGAGACCACGTGCTGCGCAGCGCCGCCGGCCTGCTGACCCGTAAGTCCACCGCGACGATGGACGAGGTCGCCCGGGCCGCGGGCATCAGCCGCGCCACCCTGCACCGCCAGTTCGCCGGGCGGGACGCACTGGTGCGTGCCCTCGAAGCGCTCGGGATCGCCGAGTGCGAGGCCGCCCTCACCGCCGCCCGTACCGACGAGGGCCCCGCCACCGACGCCGTACGGCGCCTGGTCGCCGAGATCGAACCCCACGCGGGGCTGCTCGCCTTCCTCTACTCCGAGAACCAGCTGTTCGAGGGCGAGGAGCAGAACGAGGGCTGGGCCAGGATCGACGAGGGCGTCGCGGACCTGTTCCGGCGCGGCCAGTCGAGCGGCGAGTTCCGCATCGACCTCACCCCGGCCTGGCTCACCGAGGCCCTCTACGGCCTGCTCGCCTCCGCCGCCTGGGCGGTCGCCGAGGGCCGGGTCGCCCCCAACGACTTCACCCACATGATCGTCGAGCTGCTGCTCGGCGGCGTACGACGCCCGGCAGAACCGGCACGAAGGAAGCAGTCATGA
- a CDS encoding HAD family hydrolase: MTIHARALLFDNDGTLVSSLDSVNRCWTRWAVEYGLTAEDFARVELHGRPAAEIAADLLPAHVVPEAVARIEDLEVADVPNGGVRLLPGTKEFLAALPAERWAVVTSATRRLAEARLGAVGILPKTLIAADDITRGKPDPEPYLLAARTLGVDPAHCVVFEDAPAGLQAGRAAGMTTVALATTHRAEELTADLVVDNLSTLSALVTDAGVEISVRP, encoded by the coding sequence ATGACCATTCACGCGCGCGCCCTGCTCTTCGACAACGACGGGACCCTCGTCTCCTCCCTGGACTCCGTGAACCGCTGCTGGACGCGGTGGGCCGTGGAGTACGGGCTCACGGCCGAGGACTTCGCGCGGGTCGAGCTGCACGGCCGGCCGGCCGCCGAGATAGCCGCCGACCTGCTGCCCGCCCATGTCGTGCCGGAGGCCGTCGCGCGGATCGAGGACCTGGAGGTGGCGGACGTGCCGAACGGCGGGGTCCGTCTGCTGCCCGGTACGAAGGAGTTCCTGGCCGCCCTGCCCGCCGAGCGCTGGGCCGTGGTCACCTCCGCCACCCGGCGCCTCGCCGAGGCCCGGCTCGGCGCCGTCGGCATCCTGCCCAAGACCCTGATCGCCGCCGACGACATCACCCGCGGCAAGCCCGACCCCGAGCCCTACCTGCTCGCCGCCCGCACCCTCGGCGTCGACCCCGCCCACTGCGTGGTCTTCGAGGACGCCCCCGCCGGGCTGCAGGCCGGCCGCGCCGCCGGCATGACGACCGTGGCCTTGGCCACAACCCACCGGGCCGAGGAGCTGACCGCCGACCTGGTCGTCGACAACCTCTCCACCCTGTCCGCACTGGTCACGGACGCCGGAGTCGAGATCTCCGTACGCCCCTGA
- a CDS encoding pyridoxamine 5'-phosphate oxidase family protein has protein sequence MGKTYERIDGRLRTFIEDQPVFFTATAPLSADGTVNLSPKGLKGSFAVLDELTVAYLDFAGSNAETVAHLRENGRITLMWCAFQGPPNIVRVHGRGEPVFRDDPRFAELLAHFPDIDPWTHGLRAIVVVRAELIRDTCGYAVPFMAYESERDLHEKRFAREDDASLDAYFTKKEHIATSMDGLPGLPLPLPPSSV, from the coding sequence ATGGGGAAAACGTACGAACGCATCGACGGACGTCTACGCACCTTCATCGAGGACCAGCCCGTCTTCTTCACCGCCACCGCTCCGCTGTCCGCCGACGGCACGGTCAACCTCTCACCCAAGGGGCTCAAGGGATCCTTCGCGGTCCTCGACGAGCTCACCGTCGCCTACCTAGACTTCGCCGGCTCCAACGCCGAGACCGTCGCCCATCTGCGGGAGAACGGCCGGATCACCCTGATGTGGTGCGCCTTCCAAGGGCCGCCGAACATCGTGCGCGTGCACGGACGCGGGGAGCCCGTCTTCCGGGACGACCCGCGCTTCGCGGAGCTGCTCGCGCACTTCCCGGACATCGACCCCTGGACCCACGGGCTGCGCGCGATCGTGGTCGTGAGGGCCGAGCTGATCCGCGACACCTGCGGCTACGCCGTGCCCTTCATGGCGTACGAGAGCGAACGGGATCTGCACGAGAAGCGGTTCGCCCGGGAGGACGACGCCTCCCTGGACGCCTACTTCACCAAGAAGGAGCACATCGCGACGAGCATGGACGGACTCCCCGGGCTGCCGTTGCCGCTGCCCCCGTCCAGCGTCTGA
- a CDS encoding methionine ABC transporter permease yields MTWSEMQPLLEQACTETLVMVGWSTLIAVVGGLPLGILLVLTDKGGLLQNTVVNKVVGQIVNIGRSLPFIILMVALMNFTRWVTGTTIGSEAAIVPLAIGGIPFFARLVETAVREVDHGLVEAVQAMGGNTWTIVRKILVPEALPSLIASTTTTVIALIGYSAMAGTVGGGGLGDLAVRYGYQRFETGLMWITVAILAVVISLIQFAGDSAARALHRRGARSGPGPKLRLLKGDEPAAAEVGKVA; encoded by the coding sequence GTGACCTGGTCCGAGATGCAGCCGCTGCTCGAACAGGCCTGTACCGAAACGCTGGTCATGGTCGGCTGGTCCACCCTGATCGCCGTCGTCGGCGGCCTCCCGCTCGGCATCCTGCTGGTCCTCACCGACAAGGGCGGACTGCTGCAGAACACCGTGGTGAACAAGGTCGTCGGGCAGATCGTGAACATCGGCCGCTCGCTGCCGTTCATCATCCTCATGGTCGCCCTGATGAACTTCACCCGCTGGGTCACCGGCACCACCATCGGCAGCGAGGCCGCGATCGTGCCGCTCGCCATCGGCGGCATCCCCTTCTTCGCCCGGCTCGTCGAGACCGCCGTGCGCGAGGTGGACCACGGGCTCGTCGAGGCCGTGCAGGCGATGGGCGGCAACACCTGGACCATCGTCCGCAAAATCCTCGTCCCCGAGGCCCTGCCCTCGCTGATCGCCTCGACCACGACCACGGTCATCGCGCTCATCGGCTACTCCGCCATGGCCGGCACGGTCGGCGGCGGCGGACTCGGCGACCTCGCCGTCCGCTACGGCTACCAGCGCTTCGAGACCGGCCTGATGTGGATCACCGTCGCGATCCTCGCCGTGGTCATCTCCCTCATCCAGTTCGCCGGCGACTCCGCCGCCCGCGCCCTGCACCGCCGCGGCGCCCGCTCCGGACCCGGTCCGAAACTGCGGCTGCTGAAGGGCGACGAGCCCGCCGCGGCCGAGGTCGGCAAGGTCGCCTGA
- a CDS encoding methionine ABC transporter ATP-binding protein, translating to MITTSGLTKVYRSRGREVTALDGVDLHVREGEVYGVIGQSGAGKSSLIRCVNLLERPTAGTVTVAGQDLTALAGRGPRAGRELRQARSRIGMVFQHFNLLSSRTVQDNVELPLEILGTSGKERSRKALELLDLVGLADKAKAYPAQLSGGQKQRVGIARALAGDPKVLLSDEATSALDPETTRSILQLLRDLNRQLGLTVLLITHEMDVVKSICDSAALMERGRIVESGTVTDLLATPGSELAAALFPVGGEATGEDRTVVDVTFHGESATQPVISQLSRTYNIDISILGAAIDTVAGLQVGRMRIELPGRYEDNVVPIGFLREQGLQIDVVDHDEPTLVKEGAK from the coding sequence GTGATCACCACCTCGGGCCTCACCAAGGTCTACCGCTCGCGCGGCCGCGAGGTCACCGCCCTGGACGGCGTCGACCTCCACGTCCGCGAAGGAGAGGTCTACGGCGTCATCGGCCAGTCCGGCGCCGGCAAGTCCTCCCTCATCCGCTGCGTCAACCTGCTGGAGCGACCCACCGCGGGCACCGTGACCGTGGCCGGCCAGGACCTCACCGCGCTCGCCGGCCGCGGCCCCCGGGCCGGCCGGGAACTGCGCCAGGCGCGCAGCCGTATCGGCATGGTCTTCCAGCACTTCAACCTGCTGTCCTCGCGCACCGTCCAGGACAACGTCGAACTCCCGCTGGAGATCCTCGGCACGTCCGGGAAGGAACGTTCCCGCAAGGCGCTGGAGCTGCTCGACCTGGTCGGTCTCGCCGACAAGGCCAAGGCCTACCCGGCACAGCTCTCCGGCGGGCAGAAGCAGCGCGTCGGCATCGCCCGCGCCCTCGCCGGCGACCCCAAGGTGCTGCTCTCCGACGAGGCCACCAGCGCCCTCGACCCGGAGACCACCCGCTCGATCCTGCAGCTGCTGCGCGACCTGAACCGACAGCTCGGCCTCACCGTCCTGCTCATCACCCACGAGATGGACGTCGTGAAGTCGATCTGCGACTCGGCCGCCCTCATGGAGCGGGGCCGCATCGTCGAGTCCGGCACCGTGACCGACCTGCTGGCCACCCCGGGCTCGGAACTCGCCGCCGCGCTCTTCCCCGTCGGCGGCGAGGCCACCGGCGAGGACCGCACCGTCGTCGACGTCACCTTCCATGGCGAGAGCGCCACCCAGCCGGTCATCTCCCAGCTGTCGCGCACCTACAACATCGACATATCGATCCTCGGCGCGGCCATCGACACCGTCGCCGGCCTCCAGGTCGGCCGCATGCGCATCGAACTGCCCGGCCGCTACGAGGACAACGTCGTGCCCATCGGCTTCCTGCGCGAACAGGGCCTGCAGATCGACGTCGTCGACCACGACGAGCCCACGCTGGTGAAGGAGGGCGCCAAGTGA
- a CDS encoding MFS transporter, protein MTSAIRPHTTTEETPRPGRWLALSVLVLAVLLVAVDATVLGLATPYISEDLAPTGTQLLWIGDVYSFVIAGLLVSMGSLGDRIGRKRILLYGAAAFGAVSVLNAYAHTPEVMILARALLGVAGATLMPATLALIRNLFHDPRERSLAIGIWGATASAGTAVGPILGGLLLEHFWWGSVFLINLPVMAVLVVVGIKFLPESRTPQPGPWDLTSVVLSLAGMIGVVYAVKETASHGPAPSALAAGLLGAAALYLFVRRQLTLPVPLLDVRLFRHPGFSGAVLADLLAVLGLSGLVFFLSQYLQLVQGRRPFEAGLAELPAAIGAVVAGLIAGRAARRFSVRSVVAGGLAAIGLALASLTVIGQSTGYPLLGAALLVVGAGAGFSFTVTADVILSSVPKEQAGAASAVSETAYELGAALGIAVLGSIVTGVYRGFPGPPGTPAAAHESLGGAVEAATHLPAATAAPMLDAAREAFVNGLTLAAGTGAIVLLTAAAAAWYMLRDQHLDNT, encoded by the coding sequence ATGACCAGCGCCATACGGCCGCACACCACGACCGAGGAGACGCCGCGGCCCGGGCGCTGGCTCGCGCTCTCCGTCCTGGTGCTCGCCGTCCTGCTGGTGGCCGTCGACGCCACCGTCCTCGGCCTCGCCACCCCGTACATCAGCGAGGACCTCGCACCCACCGGCACCCAGCTGCTGTGGATCGGCGACGTCTACTCCTTCGTGATCGCCGGTCTGCTCGTCTCCATGGGCAGCCTCGGCGACCGCATCGGCCGCAAGCGGATCCTGCTGTACGGCGCCGCGGCGTTCGGCGCGGTCTCCGTGCTCAACGCGTACGCGCACACGCCCGAGGTGATGATCCTGGCGCGCGCCCTGCTAGGCGTCGCCGGGGCCACGCTGATGCCCGCCACCCTCGCCCTGATCCGCAACCTCTTCCACGACCCGCGCGAGCGCAGCCTCGCCATCGGCATCTGGGGCGCGACCGCCTCCGCGGGCACCGCGGTCGGCCCGATCCTCGGCGGGCTGCTGCTCGAACACTTCTGGTGGGGTTCGGTCTTCCTGATCAACCTGCCGGTGATGGCCGTCCTGGTGGTCGTCGGCATCAAGTTCCTGCCCGAGTCACGCACGCCGCAGCCGGGCCCGTGGGACCTGACCAGCGTGGTCCTGTCCCTGGCCGGGATGATCGGCGTCGTCTACGCGGTGAAGGAGACGGCGAGCCACGGCCCCGCCCCGTCCGCACTGGCGGCGGGCCTGCTGGGCGCGGCGGCCCTGTACCTGTTCGTGCGCCGCCAGCTCACCCTCCCGGTGCCGCTGCTGGACGTGCGGCTGTTCCGGCACCCGGGGTTCAGCGGCGCGGTGCTGGCCGACCTGCTGGCCGTCCTCGGCCTGTCCGGGCTCGTCTTCTTCCTCTCCCAGTACCTGCAACTGGTCCAGGGGCGCCGCCCGTTCGAGGCCGGCCTCGCGGAACTGCCCGCGGCGATCGGCGCGGTGGTGGCCGGCCTGATCGCCGGCCGTGCCGCGCGCCGCTTCTCGGTGCGCTCGGTCGTCGCCGGGGGACTGGCCGCCATCGGTCTCGCCCTGGCCTCCCTCACCGTCATCGGCCAGTCCACCGGCTATCCCCTACTCGGGGCGGCCCTGCTGGTGGTCGGCGCGGGCGCGGGCTTCTCGTTCACCGTGACGGCGGACGTGATCCTCTCCAGCGTGCCGAAGGAACAGGCGGGCGCGGCCTCCGCCGTCTCCGAGACCGCGTACGAACTCGGCGCGGCCCTCGGCATCGCCGTCCTGGGCTCCATCGTCACGGGCGTCTACCGGGGCTTCCCCGGCCCGCCGGGCACCCCGGCGGCCGCCCACGAGTCCCTGGGCGGCGCGGTGGAGGCGGCGACCCACCTGCCCGCCGCCACCGCGGCCCCCATGCTCGACGCCGCCCGCGAAGCCTTCGTCAACGGCCTCACCCTGGCAGCGGGCACAGGCGCCATCGTCCTCCTGACAGCCGCGGCAGCAGCCTGGTACATGCTCCGCGACCAACACCTGGACAACACCTGA
- a CDS encoding argininosuccinate synthase, with amino-acid sequence MTERVVLAYSGGLDTSVAIGWIAEETGAEVIAVAVDVGQGGEDLDVIRKRALACGAVEAEVADAKDEFAEEYCLPAIKANALYMDRYPLVSALSRPTIVKHLVAAAQKHGATTVAHGCTGKGNDQVRFEAGIVALAPDLKCIAPVRDYAMTRDKAIAFCEAKGLPIATTKKSPYSIDQNVFGRAVETGFLEDIWNAPIEDVYEYTQNPAVVREPDEVVITFKEGVPVAIDGKPVTVLQAIQQLNERAGAQGIGRIDMVEDRLVGIKSREVYEAPGAIALITAHQELENVTVERELARYKRQVEQRWGELVYDGQWFSPLKRALDGFIAEANQHVNGDIRMTLHGGRAVVTGRRSESSLYDFNLATYDTGDTFDQAAAKGFIDIYSLSSKIAAKRDLA; translated from the coding sequence GTGACCGAGCGCGTCGTACTCGCCTACTCAGGCGGTCTGGACACCTCCGTCGCCATCGGCTGGATCGCCGAGGAGACGGGCGCCGAGGTCATCGCCGTTGCGGTCGACGTCGGCCAGGGCGGCGAGGACCTGGACGTCATCCGCAAGCGCGCGCTCGCCTGCGGTGCCGTCGAGGCCGAGGTCGCGGACGCGAAGGACGAGTTCGCCGAGGAGTACTGCCTCCCGGCGATCAAGGCCAACGCCCTCTACATGGACCGCTACCCGCTGGTCTCCGCGCTGTCCCGGCCGACGATCGTCAAGCACCTCGTCGCCGCCGCGCAGAAGCACGGCGCCACCACCGTCGCCCACGGCTGCACCGGCAAGGGCAACGACCAGGTCCGCTTCGAGGCCGGCATCGTCGCCCTCGCCCCCGACCTGAAGTGCATCGCCCCGGTCCGCGACTACGCGATGACCCGGGACAAGGCCATCGCCTTCTGCGAGGCCAAGGGTCTGCCGATCGCCACCACCAAGAAGTCCCCGTACTCCATCGACCAGAACGTCTTCGGGCGTGCCGTCGAGACCGGCTTCCTCGAGGACATCTGGAACGCGCCCATCGAGGACGTCTACGAGTACACCCAGAACCCGGCCGTGGTCCGGGAGCCCGACGAGGTCGTCATCACCTTCAAGGAGGGCGTCCCGGTCGCCATCGACGGCAAGCCGGTCACCGTCCTCCAGGCCATCCAGCAGCTCAACGAGCGCGCCGGCGCCCAGGGCATCGGCCGGATCGACATGGTGGAGGACCGCCTCGTCGGCATCAAGTCCCGCGAGGTCTACGAGGCCCCCGGCGCGATCGCCCTGATCACCGCCCACCAGGAGCTGGAGAACGTCACGGTCGAGCGTGAGCTGGCCCGCTACAAGCGGCAGGTCGAGCAGCGCTGGGGCGAGCTGGTCTACGACGGCCAGTGGTTCTCCCCGCTGAAGCGCGCCCTCGACGGCTTCATCGCCGAGGCCAACCAGCACGTCAACGGCGACATCCGGATGACCCTGCACGGCGGCCGCGCCGTCGTCACCGGCCGGCGCTCGGAGTCGTCCCTCTACGACTTCAACCTGGCCACCTACGACACCGGCGACACCTTCGACCAGGCCGCGGCCAAGGGCTTCATCGACATCTACAGCCTGTCGTCGAAGATCGCGGCCAAGCGCGACCTCGCCTGA
- a CDS encoding lysophospholipid acyltransferase family protein — protein MSRFALIKAVLGPIMRLMFRPRVEGAEHIPGDGPVILAGNHLTFIDSMILPLVCDRQVFFIGKDEYVTGKGFKGRLMAWFFTGVGMIPVDRDGGRGGVAALMTGRRVLEEGNVFGIYPEGTRSPDGRLYRGRTGIARLTLMTGAPVVPFAMIGTDKLQPGGAGLPRPGRVTVRFGEAMEFSRYEGMDRDRYVLRAVTDSVMTEVMRLSGQEYVDMYASKAKEAA, from the coding sequence TTGTCCCGCTTCGCGCTCATCAAGGCAGTGCTCGGTCCGATCATGCGCCTGATGTTCCGCCCACGGGTGGAGGGCGCGGAGCACATCCCCGGCGACGGTCCGGTGATCCTGGCCGGCAACCACCTCACCTTCATCGACTCGATGATCCTGCCGCTCGTCTGCGACCGGCAGGTCTTCTTCATCGGCAAGGACGAGTACGTCACCGGCAAGGGCTTCAAGGGGCGGCTGATGGCGTGGTTCTTCACGGGCGTCGGCATGATCCCGGTCGACCGCGACGGCGGCCGGGGCGGTGTGGCCGCCCTGATGACCGGGCGCCGGGTGCTGGAGGAGGGGAACGTCTTCGGGATCTACCCGGAGGGCACCCGCTCCCCCGACGGACGGCTGTACCGGGGACGCACCGGCATCGCCCGGCTCACGCTGATGACCGGGGCGCCGGTGGTGCCGTTCGCCATGATCGGCACGGACAAGCTTCAGCCGGGCGGTGCGGGGCTGCCCCGGCCGGGGCGGGTCACCGTGCGGTTCGGTGAGGCGATGGAGTTCTCGCGCTACGAGGGCATGGACCGCGACCGGTATGTGCTGCGGGCGGTCACCGACTCGGTGATGACGGAGGTCATGCGGCTGTCGGGGCAGGAGTACGTGGACATGTACGCCAGTAAGGCGAAAGAGGCGGCCTAG
- the argH gene encoding argininosuccinate lyase produces the protein MSSNSGDVRLWGGRFADGPAEALAKLSASVHFDWRLAPYDVAGSRAHARVLHTAGLLTEDELTRMIEGLDQLEADVASGAFTGTIADEDVHTALERGLLERLGPDLGGKLRAGRSRNDQVATLFRMYLRDHARVIGGLIAELQDALVGLAEAHPDVAMPGRTHLQHAQPVLFAHHVLAHVQSLSRDAERLRQWDERTAVSPYGSGALAGSSLGLDPEAVAEDLGFEHGSAANSIDGTASRDFVAEFAFITAMIGVNLSRIAEEVIIWNTKEFSFVTLHDAFSTGSSIMPQKKNPDIAELARGKSGRLIGNLTGLMATLKALPLAYNRDLQEDKEPVFDSIDQLEILLPAFTGMMATLTVHRERMEELAPAGFSLATDIAEWLVRQGVPFRVAHEVAGECVKVAEAEGKELDELTDEQFAKISAHLTPEVRSVLDVPGALASRNGRGGTAPSAVAIQLAEIKQDVAAQHQWATAKKQ, from the coding sequence GTGAGCAGCAACAGCGGTGACGTCCGGCTCTGGGGCGGCCGTTTCGCCGACGGTCCCGCCGAGGCCCTGGCGAAGCTGTCCGCGTCCGTCCACTTCGACTGGCGGCTCGCCCCCTACGACGTCGCCGGCTCCCGCGCCCACGCGCGCGTACTGCACACGGCGGGCCTGCTCACCGAGGACGAGCTGACCCGCATGATCGAGGGCCTCGACCAGCTGGAGGCCGACGTCGCCTCCGGCGCCTTCACCGGCACCATCGCCGACGAGGACGTCCACACCGCTCTGGAGCGCGGCCTGCTGGAGCGCCTCGGCCCGGACCTCGGCGGCAAGCTGCGCGCCGGACGGTCCCGCAACGACCAGGTCGCCACCCTCTTCCGGATGTACCTGCGCGACCACGCCCGCGTCATCGGCGGCCTGATCGCCGAGCTCCAGGACGCGCTGGTCGGGCTCGCCGAGGCCCACCCGGACGTGGCGATGCCCGGCCGCACCCACCTCCAGCACGCCCAGCCGGTGCTCTTCGCCCATCACGTCCTCGCCCACGTCCAGTCCCTCTCCCGGGACGCGGAGCGGCTGCGCCAGTGGGACGAGCGCACCGCCGTCTCCCCGTACGGCTCCGGCGCCCTCGCGGGCTCCTCCCTGGGCCTGGACCCCGAAGCGGTCGCCGAGGACCTCGGCTTCGAGCACGGCAGCGCCGCCAACTCCATCGACGGCACGGCCTCCCGGGACTTCGTCGCCGAGTTCGCCTTCATCACCGCGATGATCGGCGTGAACCTCTCCCGGATCGCCGAGGAGGTCATCATCTGGAACACGAAGGAGTTCTCCTTCGTGACCCTGCACGACGCCTTCTCCACCGGTTCGTCGATCATGCCGCAGAAGAAGAACCCGGACATCGCCGAGCTGGCGCGCGGCAAGTCCGGCCGCCTGATCGGCAACCTCACCGGCCTGATGGCGACCCTCAAGGCCCTCCCGCTCGCGTACAACCGCGACCTCCAGGAGGACAAGGAGCCGGTCTTCGACTCCATCGACCAGCTGGAGATCCTGCTCCCCGCGTTCACCGGGATGATGGCCACGCTCACCGTGCACCGCGAACGCATGGAGGAACTGGCCCCGGCGGGCTTCTCCCTCGCCACCGACATCGCCGAGTGGCTGGTCCGGCAGGGCGTGCCGTTCCGTGTCGCCCACGAGGTGGCGGGCGAGTGCGTGAAGGTCGCCGAGGCGGAGGGCAAGGAGCTGGACGAGCTGACCGACGAGCAGTTCGCGAAGATCTCCGCGCACCTCACCCCGGAGGTCCGCTCGGTCCTCGACGTCCCCGGCGCCCTGGCCTCCCGCAACGGCCGAGGCGGCACAGCCCCGAGCGCGGTGGCGATCCAGCTGGCCGAGATCAAGCAGGACGTGGCGGCCCAGCACCAGTGGGCCACGGCGAAGAAGCAGTAG
- a CDS encoding glycerophosphodiester phosphodiesterase: MAAPESNEQVGGTGRRALLGAAVLGAGGTVLGLGGTARAAGAGHGGGRGLDSLPVPTVIGHRGASGYRPEHTLGSYQLALDMGADIVEAGDLVPTKDGHLVCRHEPEIGGTTDVADHPEFAGRRTTKTLDGVQVTGWFTEDFTLAELKRLRAVERVPANRPHNTLYDGRWEIPTFEEVLRWQDEQTRRRGKQVWIYPELKHPTYFRKLGLGLEERVAKVLRRHGKDRKNSPVILQSFESTAVERMNELVGNPLVVLLDAAGTRPWDFTETGDPRTVDDLITPKGLKEIASYAQGIGPTLNLIIPRDASGRLTEPTTLVRDAHRAGLVLHPYTMRNENPFLPAEFRKGSDPDAYGDVFGAYRAYFATGIDGVFTDNPDTGLLAREDFVNR, translated from the coding sequence ATGGCAGCACCGGAGTCGAACGAACAGGTGGGCGGGACCGGACGGCGGGCCCTGCTCGGCGCGGCGGTCCTCGGCGCGGGCGGCACCGTCCTCGGACTCGGCGGCACGGCGCGGGCCGCGGGCGCCGGACACGGGGGCGGCCGGGGCCTGGACAGCCTGCCCGTGCCGACCGTCATCGGCCACCGGGGCGCCAGCGGCTACCGTCCCGAGCACACCCTGGGCTCGTACCAGCTCGCCCTCGACATGGGCGCGGACATCGTCGAGGCCGGCGACCTCGTCCCCACCAAGGACGGCCACCTCGTCTGTCGGCACGAACCGGAAATCGGCGGGACCACCGACGTCGCCGACCACCCCGAGTTCGCCGGCCGGCGCACCACCAAGACGCTGGACGGCGTCCAGGTCACCGGCTGGTTCACCGAGGACTTCACGCTCGCCGAGCTCAAGCGGCTGCGGGCCGTGGAGCGCGTCCCGGCCAACCGCCCGCACAACACCCTCTACGACGGCCGCTGGGAGATCCCGACCTTCGAGGAGGTGCTGCGCTGGCAGGACGAGCAGACCCGCAGGCGCGGCAAGCAGGTGTGGATCTACCCCGAGCTCAAGCACCCCACCTACTTCCGCAAGCTCGGCCTCGGCCTGGAGGAGAGGGTGGCGAAGGTGCTCCGCCGGCACGGCAAGGACCGCAAGAACTCACCCGTGATCCTGCAGTCGTTCGAGTCGACCGCCGTCGAGCGGATGAACGAACTGGTCGGCAACCCGCTCGTCGTCCTGCTGGACGCGGCGGGCACCCGCCCGTGGGACTTCACCGAGACCGGCGACCCGCGCACCGTCGACGACCTGATCACGCCCAAGGGTCTGAAGGAGATCGCCTCCTACGCGCAGGGCATCGGCCCCACGCTCAACCTGATCATCCCGCGCGACGCCTCCGGCCGGCTGACCGAGCCCACCACCCTGGTCCGTGACGCGCACCGGGCGGGCCTCGTCCTGCACCCCTACACCATGCGCAACGAGAACCCGTTCCTGCCGGCGGAGTTCCGCAAGGGCAGCGACCCCGACGCCTACGGTGACGTCTTCGGCGCCTACCGGGCGTACTTCGCCACCGGCATCGACGGCGTCTTCACCGACAACCCCGACACCGGGCTGCTGGCCCGCGAGGACTTCGTCAACCGCTGA
- a CDS encoding GNAT family N-acetyltransferase, producing MGMSVTISAAAEQDAEQIFRLQYLCFQSEAALYGNYRIDPLIQSLDSVREEVAGDCVFVARLGDEIVGSVHGRITEDGAAAIGKLCVHPRLQGHGIGARLLKAAESALAGERGARTFRLQAGHRSESNLRLYSKVGYQRVGTSRGADGVPMIVLEKKAEAYATTA from the coding sequence ATGGGCATGAGCGTGACCATCTCTGCGGCGGCCGAGCAGGACGCGGAGCAGATTTTCAGGTTGCAGTACCTGTGCTTCCAGAGCGAAGCCGCCCTCTACGGCAACTACCGCATCGATCCCCTGATCCAGAGCCTGGACTCGGTGCGCGAGGAGGTCGCCGGCGACTGCGTGTTCGTCGCCCGCCTCGGCGACGAGATCGTCGGCTCGGTGCACGGCAGGATCACCGAGGACGGCGCCGCCGCGATCGGCAAGCTCTGCGTCCACCCCCGCCTCCAGGGGCACGGCATCGGCGCCCGGCTGCTCAAGGCCGCCGAGTCCGCCCTCGCCGGGGAGCGCGGCGCCCGGACCTTCCGGCTGCAGGCCGGTCACCGCAGCGAGAGCAACCTCCGGCTGTACAGCAAGGTCGGCTACCAGCGGGTGGGCACGTCCCGGGGCGCGGACGGCGTACCGATGATCGTGCTGGAGAAGAAGGCGGAGGCGTACGCGACGACCGCCTGA